From a single Pelmatolapia mariae isolate MD_Pm_ZW linkage group LG20, Pm_UMD_F_2, whole genome shotgun sequence genomic region:
- the sema3b gene encoding semaphorin-3B encodes MMTMMMMVVATMVTCSSLFLLGLAAAHASSSTVTRTSSSASSSSSSSSSSSSTSPRMKLSYKELQQFHGVRRFELERSCCFSALLLDEERGRLFVGAKNFLLSLSLDNIAKQEHKIYWPAPVDWREECNWAGKDITSDCVNYVKIVHHYNRTHLYACGTGAFHPTCAFVEVGHRMEDHVFRIDPSKVEDGKGKSPYDPRHNAASVLVADELYAGVATDLMGRDFTIFRSLGKRPSIRTEQHDSRWLNEPKFVGSFWVPESENPDDDKVFFFFRETAVEAQGLGKSTYSRIGQLCRNDMGGQRSLVNKWTTFLKTRLICSVPGADGSDTYFDELRDVFLLQTRDRKNPLVYTVFSTSSSVFKGSAVCLYSMNDIRRAFLGPFAHKEGPNYQWVPFQGKVPYPRPGMCPSKTFGSFESTKGFPDDVIQFARHHPLMYNPVYPMSRRPIFIRTNVDYSFTQIAVDRVNAADGQYDVMFIGTDKGTVLKVISVPKESWNNMEELLLEELEVFKDASSIINMQISSKRQQLYVGSDTGLAQIPLHRCSVYGKACAECCLARDPYCAWDGTSCTRYLPNTKRRFRRQDVRNGDPNTLCSGDHHKHRIAEKKLYGVEGSSTFLECVPKSLQARVTWTFQKHPQNRREEVRLDDRILQTDRGLLIRRVLKRDIGIYQCHAMEHGFTQTLLGITLELVPSTPSFVSNLPSDAPVRLDPRSGGGPPMTNQKLWYRDFMQLVDHPNLNTVDQICEQVWARRNTGGDQVGKDIAPLRPAARPPNKKWKHIQEIRKGRNRRTHDGKPSPRAPRSAGE; translated from the exons ATGATGactatgatgatgatggtggtggccACGATGGTCACCTGCAGCTCTCTGTTCCTGCTGGGGCTGGCCGCTGCCCATGCATCCTCCAGCACCGTGACCCGCACCTcctcttcagcttcttcttcttcttcttcctcctcctcttcatcatccaCCTCACCGCGCATGAAGTTATCATATAAAG AGTTGCAGCAGTTCCACGGAGTGCGACGGTTTGAGCTGGAGCGTTCCTGCTGCTTTAGCGCCCTGCTGTTGGATGAAGAGAGGGGTCGACTGTTTGTGGGAGCCAAGAACTTCCTGCTGTCTCTGTCGTTGGACAACATCGCCAAACAAGAACACAAG ATCTATTGGCCTGCCCCTGTTGACTGGAGGGAGGAGTGTAACTGGGCTGGCAAAGACATCACT tCTGACTGTGTGAACTACGTGAAGATTGTACACCACTATAACCGCACCCACTTATACGCCTGTGGAACGGGTGCTTTCCACCCCACCTGTGCATTTGTCGAGGTGGGACACAGGATGGAG GACCACGTGTTCAGGATTGACCCCTCTAAAGTGGAGGACGGGAAAGGAAAGAGTCCGTATGATCCTCGACACAACGCTGCATCTGTGCTCGTCG CTGATGAGCTGTATGCAGGCGTGGCCACAGATTTAATGGGAAGGGACTTCACCATCTTCAGAAGCCTGGGGAAACGCCCCTCTATCCGCACTGAACAGCATGATTCAAGATGGCTTAATG AACCAAAGTTTGTTGGGTCCTTTTGGGTCCCTGAAAGTGAGAACCCAGATGACGATAaggtcttctttttcttccGGGAGACAGCGGTTGAGGCTCAAGGGTTGGGAAAATCCACCTACTCCAGAATCGGACAGCTGTGCAGG AATGATATGGGCGGTCAGCGAAGCCTGGTGAACAAGTGGACAACATTTCTGAAGACCCGTCTGATCTGCTCAGTACCAGGAGCTGATGGCAGCGACACGTACTTCGATGAGCTGC GCGATGTTTTCCTGCTGCAGACAAGGGACAGAAAGAACCCTCTGGTTTACACCGTCTTCTCTACTTCCAG CAGTGTATTTAAAGGCTCAGCTGTGTGTCTCTACTCCATGAATGACATCCGGAGGGCCTTCCTGGGGCCATTTGCTCACAAAGAGGGGCCCAACTACCAGTGGGTCCCCTTCCAGGGAAAAGTGCCCTATCCCCGCCCCGGAATG TGCCCCAGCAAGACATTCGGCAGCTTTGAGTCAACAAAGGGTTTCCCAGATGATGTGATTCAGTTCGCGCGTCACCACCCTCTAATGTACAACCCGGTCTACCCTATGAGCCGAAGGCCCATCTTCATCAGGACCAATGTGGACTACAGCTTTACACAGATCGCTGTGGACAGAGTCAATGCTGCTGATGGACAGTACGATGTCATGTTTATTGGCACAG ATAAAGGGACAGTACTAAAGGTGATCAGTGTCCCCAAGGAGAGCTGGAACAACATGGAGGAACTTTTACTGGAGGAGTTGGAAGTTTTCAAA GACGCCTCATCTATCATCAACATGCAGATCTCCTCAAAACGG CAACAGCTGTATGTCGGCTCTGACACAGGCCTTGCCCAGATTCCACTTCACCGCTGCAGTGTGTACGGGAAGGCCTGCGCTGAGTGTTGCCTGGCCAGAGACCCGTACTGTGCCTGGGATGGAACTTCCTGTACTCGCTACCTGCCAAACACAAAGAG ACGTTTTCGCCGCCAGGATGTAAGAAATGGCGACCCTAACACTCTGTGCTCAGGAG ATCATCATAAGCATCGTATTGCAGAGAAGAAGCTGTATGGTGTAGAGGGAAGTAGCACTTTCTTAGAGTGCGTCCCCAAATCCCTTCAGGCCAGAGTCACCTGGACCTTCCAGAAACATCCACAGAATCGACGAGAAGAG GTCCGTCTGGATGATCGCATACTCCAGACAGACAGAGGTCTTCTGATTCGCCGTGTCCTGAAAAGAGATATTGGCATCTACCAGTGCCATGCAATGGAGCATGGCTTCACCCAAACTTTACTAGGCATCACCTTAGAACTTGTACCTTCCACACCTTCATTTGTCTCCAATCTACCCTCCGATGCCCCTGTTCGATTAGACCCCCGCAGCGGAGGCGGACCCCCAATGACCAATCAAAAGCTTTGGTACCGGGACTTCATGCAGCTGGTGGACCATCCGAACCTAAACACGGTTGACCAGATTTGCGAGCAGGTTTGGGCACGCAGGAACACCGGTGGTGACCAGGTGGGTAAGGACATCGCACCTCTGCGTCCTGCTGCCCGCCCACCTAATAAGAAATGGAAGCATATTCAGGAGATAAGGAAGGGGAGAAACCGTCGGACCCACGATGGGAAACCAAGCCCGCGTGCGCCACGCAGTGCAGGGGAGTAA